From the Candidatus Bathyarchaeota archaeon genome, one window contains:
- a CDS encoding right-handed parallel beta-helix repeat-containing protein, giving the protein MKPSVMVLAAVAALLVAQAFGSATFYVQAASTLIVPDDYPSINAAVENAHQGDTIQVRAGVYYENLYVDKALVIAGEDTQTVVVGEGGVERGGNSVFTLAANDITLTGFTIQSQNYTQSTNYATAIKVAGDNCTITGNSIEGIYYGVFCSVQLFTTITDNNITTALKDGVRICGGSHNTITNNNITNSAKSGIAIDGYLDTITGNSLAGNQRGIGLGASYSVVFGNNITSHSESGIYLGASDCIIAANAIADNMLGVHFTSYFAAPNNNTFYHNNFENNTYHVDVTSTHNVQVWDNGAEGNYWSGYDGTGNGGYTVYEGNIDYHPLSKPFSLNQNAAPPALPFTAETTDGASALWHFDEVSPNGATPDALGNNAVVLESSGGDVFTPVLVEGKNGNALRFNGTDYAYVTASPTLNIHGEFTIDAWVNVKEFKNVAYSNIVVECLRTPEKFPMRIFGFAFNGEPPIDNSSPPLGALRGFMLDEEGVFNEVVTTQPVIVLDEWFHVVFVRSLTLGMQIYVDGVEQEVQVLSGVQNPSGEVARGTEFYIGHDSVSVVDEVSLSSIAVVPESIQGFSLIELVLGAAVIAGLVLCGSLWVFHKREMV; this is encoded by the coding sequence ATGAAGCCAAGTGTTATGGTTTTAGCCGCCGTTGCCGCGTTGCTTGTGGCGCAGGCATTTGGTTCAGCTACGTTCTATGTGCAAGCGGCGTCCACGTTGATTGTGCCTGATGATTATCCGTCTATAAATGCGGCTGTAGAAAATGCGCATCAAGGCGACACCATACAAGTCAGGGCAGGCGTGTACTATGAGAACCTGTATGTGGATAAGGCTTTAGTTATTGCTGGAGAGGATACGCAAACAGTAGTTGTAGGTGAAGGCGGAGTAGAACGCGGCGGCAACTCTGTTTTCACTTTAGCCGCAAACGACATAACACTTACAGGATTCACCATCCAAAGCCAAAACTACACGCAATCAACAAATTATGCTACAGCAATCAAGGTAGCAGGCGATAACTGCACCATAACAGGCAACAGCATAGAAGGCATATACTACGGCGTATTTTGCTCAGTCCAACTCTTTACAACCATAACCGACAACAACATAACCACAGCCCTAAAAGACGGCGTACGCATATGCGGCGGCTCCCACAACACCATAACCAACAACAACATAACAAATAGTGCAAAGTCAGGCATAGCCATAGACGGATACTTGGACACCATTACAGGAAACAGTTTGGCAGGCAATCAAAGAGGCATCGGATTGGGCGCTTCGTACTCTGTGGTCTTTGGCAACAACATAACAAGCCACAGTGAGAGCGGAATCTACCTTGGAGCCTCAGATTGCATAATCGCAGCCAACGCTATAGCGGATAACATGTTGGGGGTTCATTTTACGTCGTATTTTGCAGCCCCAAACAACAACACGTTCTACCACAACAACTTTGAAAACAACACGTACCATGTGGACGTGACTTCGACGCATAACGTGCAGGTTTGGGATAACGGCGCAGAGGGCAACTACTGGAGCGGCTACGACGGCACAGGCAACGGCGGATACACCGTTTACGAGGGCAACATAGATTATCATCCTTTGAGCAAGCCGTTTAGCCTGAATCAAAACGCCGCCCCGCCAGCTTTACCGTTCACGGCAGAAACCACGGACGGAGCCAGTGCTCTGTGGCATTTTGACGAAGTCTCCCCCAACGGAGCTACGCCTGATGCTTTGGGGAATAACGCTGTGGTTTTGGAGTCGTCAGGAGGCGATGTTTTCACGCCAGTACTTGTCGAAGGCAAAAACGGCAACGCCCTACGCTTCAACGGAACCGACTACGCCTACGTCACCGCCTCACCCACGCTCAACATCCACGGCGAATTCACCATAGACGCATGGGTAAACGTTAAAGAATTCAAAAACGTCGCCTACAGCAACATCGTCGTCGAATGCCTGCGCACGCCTGAAAAGTTTCCGATGCGCATTTTTGGGTTTGCCTTCAATGGGGAACCGCCCATAGACAATAGTTCGCCGCCTTTGGGTGCGCTTAGAGGATTCATGCTAGATGAGGAGGGCGTGTTTAATGAAGTAGTTACAACGCAGCCTGTTATAGTGTTGGATGAGTGGTTTCATGTCGTGTTTGTTCGCAGCTTAACTTTGGGTATGCAGATTTACGTGGACGGAGTAGAGCAGGAGGTGCAGGTGTTATCGGGTGTTCAAAACCCAAGCGGGGAGGTAGCGCGTGGAACCGAATTCTACATTGGGCACGATTCAGTGAGCGTCGTAGACGAGGTTTCCCTAAGCAGCATCGCAGTTGTGCCCGAAAGCATTCAGGGTTTTTCGTTGATAGAGTTGGTTTTGGGGGCGGCAGTAATTGCGGGGTTGGTTTTGTGTGGCAGCTTGTGGGTTTTTCATAAGAGAGAAATGGTTTGA
- a CDS encoding 30S ribosomal protein S30e translates to MPTHGSLSKAGKVRAQTPKIEGTPRTSPSPKARSRRNYEKRVILQRKAGQNPM, encoded by the coding sequence ATGCCAACTCACGGTTCATTATCCAAAGCAGGCAAAGTCCGCGCGCAAACCCCCAAAATCGAGGGTACTCCAAGAACCTCTCCAAGCCCAAAAGCAAGGAGCAGGCGCAACTACGAGAAACGCGTGATTTTGCAGCGTAAAGCTGGACAAAACCCCATGTAA
- the pstS gene encoding phosphate ABC transporter substrate-binding protein PstS, whose translation MKTAPKILIAVALIAITLAAALSYIHSSQPPQTVALSGTGATFPKPLLTEMINNYRLVKTNIQITYSGSGSSSGINALQEKSVDFVCSDVPLSTTDRTQAPNALHIPETIGAVAVAYNLPDIPTGLNLTGETLADIFAGTITRWDDPAIQDINVGVLLPSEEITVVHRSDGSGTTFIFTSYLSEVSVAWNASIGAYKTVSWPVGLGAEGNPGLAGVVQGNPYSIGYVELAYTIQNDMSVAAVRNPSGNFVVPSLESTQIAAQSGAFEGLPAGDEDWTEVNLLNTPDPQAYPIVSFSYMMVYSELNVIPDITQNEAAELVEFLWWVVHEGQDCAPELEYAPIPANVVQLNEATLRSITFDGHTLLTK comes from the coding sequence ATGAAAACAGCGCCTAAAATCCTCATCGCAGTAGCACTAATAGCCATAACCCTAGCCGCAGCCCTAAGCTACATCCACTCATCACAACCACCCCAAACAGTCGCCCTCTCAGGCACAGGAGCAACCTTCCCCAAACCCCTCCTCACAGAAATGATAAACAACTATCGCCTCGTAAAAACCAACATACAAATCACCTACTCAGGTAGCGGAAGCAGCAGCGGCATAAATGCGCTTCAAGAAAAAAGCGTGGACTTTGTCTGTTCCGACGTACCCTTAAGCACCACAGACCGAACCCAAGCACCAAACGCGCTCCATATCCCCGAAACAATCGGCGCAGTTGCAGTCGCATACAACCTCCCAGACATACCCACCGGGCTTAATTTGACAGGGGAAACCTTAGCAGACATTTTTGCTGGAACCATAACGAGGTGGGATGACCCTGCAATTCAGGATATAAACGTGGGGGTTTTGTTGCCTTCAGAGGAGATAACGGTTGTGCACAGGTCGGATGGTTCGGGAACTACGTTTATTTTTACGAGCTATTTAAGTGAGGTTAGCGTTGCGTGGAATGCTTCGATCGGTGCATATAAGACGGTTTCGTGGCCAGTTGGGCTTGGTGCTGAGGGAAACCCTGGTTTGGCGGGTGTGGTTCAAGGTAACCCGTACAGTATTGGTTATGTGGAGCTGGCTTATACGATCCAGAATGATATGTCGGTGGCGGCTGTTAGGAATCCTTCGGGGAATTTTGTGGTTCCTTCTCTTGAATCCACGCAGATTGCAGCTCAGTCAGGGGCTTTTGAGGGGCTTCCCGCAGGCGATGAAGACTGGACTGAAGTGAACCTGCTAAATACACCTGATCCCCAAGCTTACCCCATAGTGAGCTTTAGCTACATGATGGTTTACAGCGAACTTAACGTGATTCCCGACATCACCCAAAACGAGGCAGCGGAACTGGTTGAGTTTTTGTGGTGGGTTGTGCATGAGGGGCAAGATTGTGCGCCTGAACTGGAGTATGCACCGATTCCCGCCAACGTAGTTCAACTAAACGAAGCCACACTTAGGTCAATAACTTTTGATGGACACACGCTTCTAACAAAATAG
- a CDS encoding PAS domain S-box protein, with amino-acid sequence MSGKSACKDACNETGYGAYIASTDLPDAAENECLDILHVDDELAILDITKEIIELEGNFRVDRAKSVDDAFNKLKHKSYDLIISDYEMPGKDGLNFLKELRQTGNKTPVIIFTGKGREEVAVKALNLGAYRYINKHGDPQVVYKELSSSIVQVCDRVNAHKKLLKSEKQFRQLFSNMPSGVAVYEAVNNGEDFAFVDLNKAAEKIDQVAKNEIVGRKVTEAFPGVKDIGLFAVFQRVWRTGKPEHLPAAIYNDGSDSGVWRENWVFKLPNGNLVAIYNDVTACKKAETVLKQSQKRFRELADALPEMVYEADTRGVVVYMNQRGYELTGYTEQYLKKEMRLFDLFSPVDSKKTKSADAALSGPLRGEFWVKKNAGDLFPVVLESVPVFSEGKVAGVRGVAIDLTEIKHKEKLLESKAQECQKILDGINDWLFVIDKNHVIKQVNKSFYTALKKKPEDLIGKHCYEVVHGTNKPWATCPAVRTFATNTIQAQEVLDDKIGIPLNVITTPLQKQDNESPQCVHIAQDITPQKETQETLKNTTQEKKCQEEEIAALLQGTYAVLKHPNYKDAIRVIFESCKNLTKAAAGHIALLSKANSDSKVIFSDSGKLGSIFDPDPSTPIKALQKQAYQTRQAVYQNDFSKNKKRRASPKSPQIDNVLFAPLVIENEAVGVIELVNKPGGFTNKDAAIARAFGEYAAIAVNNNWNWESINKKEALLRAITSSAADAIILIDAQGKAAFWSPAAEKMFGYTEKEMLGKIPHLFLTPKKVHKLYQKQFKQFQSSPNQSLVSPSEVLVKNKEGTEFYVEFSLSSFQFDGKWHAVEIIRDITERKKAEAEIAYAKEKFRMYVENSPVAVFVANVDGSFEYANEAAYNLLGYPNGQLVGMFIPQVLFDEDVPAALKNFNDVKEDGHSRIELSLRTKDRKHVYVTVNSVRLPDGKIMAFCENITELKNAEKELRANRDQMQMMNEKLRVVGSLTRHDVRNKLVAVAGNAYLIKRKNKDQPDTIERLTDMEQAVKDINRIFDFTKMYEQLGVENLTVINVAQTIDEAIALFPALPDLDVKNKCQGLNLLADSFLRQLFYNLIDNSKKHGKHVKNIQISYEKTPDDNLLLIYQDDGAGITEENKKNLFKEGFSTAGSTGYGLHLIKKMIEVYGWTIQETGTPGKGAKFVITIPQTNLSGKENYQIQT; translated from the coding sequence TTGAGTGGAAAAAGTGCCTGCAAAGATGCATGCAATGAAACAGGTTACGGTGCGTACATTGCTTCCACAGACTTGCCTGACGCTGCTGAGAACGAATGCTTAGATATTCTTCATGTTGACGATGAACTCGCTATCCTAGATATCACCAAAGAAATAATCGAGTTGGAAGGCAACTTTAGGGTTGACCGCGCGAAGTCAGTTGATGACGCTTTCAACAAGCTTAAACACAAATCTTATGACCTGATTATTTCTGACTATGAAATGCCTGGCAAAGACGGTCTGAACTTTCTCAAAGAGTTAAGGCAAACGGGAAACAAGACGCCTGTTATAATTTTCACGGGCAAGGGACGCGAAGAAGTGGCGGTTAAGGCACTTAATCTGGGAGCATATCGTTACATTAACAAGCACGGCGACCCGCAAGTTGTTTACAAGGAGCTGTCTTCAAGTATCGTGCAAGTTTGCGACCGCGTTAACGCCCACAAGAAACTGTTGAAAAGCGAAAAACAGTTCCGCCAGTTATTCTCGAATATGCCCAGCGGCGTAGCAGTTTATGAAGCAGTAAACAACGGCGAAGACTTTGCTTTCGTAGATTTAAACAAAGCCGCCGAAAAAATAGACCAAGTCGCCAAAAACGAAATTGTCGGCAGAAAAGTCACTGAAGCTTTCCCCGGCGTCAAGGACATAGGCTTGTTTGCTGTTTTTCAGAGGGTCTGGCGTACAGGAAAACCCGAACATCTGCCAGCTGCTATCTACAATGACGGCAGCGACTCAGGTGTATGGCGTGAAAACTGGGTTTTCAAGTTGCCAAACGGGAATCTTGTTGCGATTTATAATGATGTTACTGCCTGCAAGAAGGCTGAAACGGTGTTGAAGCAGAGCCAAAAACGTTTTCGTGAGTTGGCAGATGCTTTGCCTGAAATGGTTTATGAGGCAGATACTCGTGGCGTTGTAGTTTACATGAACCAGCGAGGCTACGAATTAACAGGTTACACAGAACAATACCTCAAAAAAGAAATGCGTTTGTTTGATTTATTCTCACCTGTTGACTCGAAAAAAACAAAGAGCGCAGATGCCGCTTTGTCGGGTCCGCTGCGGGGTGAGTTCTGGGTAAAGAAAAACGCTGGTGACCTGTTTCCTGTTGTGCTGGAAAGTGTGCCTGTTTTTTCCGAAGGTAAAGTAGCAGGCGTTAGGGGTGTAGCTATTGACTTGACGGAAATCAAGCACAAAGAGAAGCTTCTTGAAAGCAAAGCCCAAGAATGCCAAAAAATCTTGGATGGCATTAATGATTGGCTGTTTGTCATAGACAAAAACCACGTAATCAAGCAAGTTAACAAGAGCTTTTACACGGCTTTGAAAAAGAAACCTGAAGACCTTATCGGTAAACATTGCTACGAAGTTGTTCACGGCACAAACAAGCCTTGGGCTACCTGCCCCGCTGTACGAACCTTCGCAACCAACACCATACAAGCCCAAGAGGTACTTGACGACAAAATAGGCATACCCCTGAATGTCATCACCACGCCGCTTCAAAAACAAGACAACGAATCCCCCCAATGCGTCCACATAGCCCAAGACATAACCCCGCAAAAAGAAACCCAAGAAACCCTCAAAAACACCACGCAAGAGAAAAAATGCCAAGAAGAAGAAATCGCTGCCCTACTACAAGGCACATACGCCGTCTTGAAACACCCAAATTACAAAGATGCCATACGCGTCATATTCGAATCCTGCAAAAACCTAACCAAAGCAGCTGCCGGACATATTGCATTGCTTTCAAAGGCCAACTCCGATAGCAAGGTGATTTTCAGCGATTCTGGAAAACTTGGCTCTATATTTGACCCTGACCCATCCACACCCATAAAAGCCTTGCAAAAACAAGCTTACCAAACCCGACAAGCAGTCTACCAAAACGATTTCTCCAAAAACAAAAAACGCAGGGCTTCTCCAAAAAGCCCGCAGATTGACAATGTTTTGTTTGCTCCCTTGGTTATCGAGAACGAAGCGGTGGGAGTTATAGAGCTTGTCAACAAACCTGGCGGCTTCACCAACAAGGACGCCGCAATAGCAAGAGCTTTTGGAGAATACGCCGCCATAGCAGTAAACAACAACTGGAACTGGGAATCAATCAACAAAAAAGAGGCGCTTTTGAGGGCAATAACAAGTTCTGCTGCCGATGCCATAATTCTAATAGACGCCCAAGGAAAAGCTGCTTTCTGGAGCCCTGCAGCAGAAAAAATGTTTGGCTACACGGAAAAAGAGATGCTGGGGAAAATTCCTCACTTGTTTTTGACTCCAAAGAAAGTGCATAAACTCTATCAGAAACAGTTTAAACAATTCCAGTCTTCTCCTAACCAGTCACTTGTAAGTCCGTCGGAGGTTTTAGTGAAAAACAAAGAAGGCACAGAGTTTTACGTAGAGTTTTCCCTTTCGTCTTTCCAGTTTGATGGCAAATGGCATGCCGTTGAAATAATCCGCGACATCACCGAACGTAAAAAAGCAGAAGCCGAAATAGCCTACGCCAAGGAAAAGTTCAGGATGTACGTGGAGAACTCGCCTGTTGCGGTGTTCGTCGCTAATGTCGATGGCAGTTTTGAGTATGCAAACGAGGCAGCGTATAACCTGCTTGGGTACCCCAATGGACAACTGGTGGGCATGTTTATTCCCCAGGTGCTTTTTGACGAAGATGTCCCAGCTGCTCTCAAAAACTTCAATGACGTTAAAGAGGACGGGCATTCAAGAATTGAGCTATCGTTGCGGACAAAGGACCGCAAGCATGTGTATGTGACGGTGAATTCGGTTAGGTTGCCCGACGGGAAGATCATGGCTTTTTGCGAAAACATAACAGAGCTCAAAAACGCTGAAAAGGAGCTGCGGGCAAACCGTGACCAAATGCAGATGATGAACGAAAAGCTGCGTGTAGTAGGCAGTCTGACCCGGCATGACGTTCGCAACAAGCTGGTTGCAGTAGCTGGAAACGCATATTTAATCAAACGCAAAAACAAAGACCAACCCGACACAATAGAGCGACTCACCGATATGGAGCAAGCGGTCAAGGATATTAACAGGATTTTTGACTTCACAAAGATGTACGAACAACTAGGTGTTGAAAACCTTACCGTAATCAACGTCGCCCAAACCATCGACGAAGCAATCGCACTGTTTCCTGCTTTACCCGACTTAGACGTCAAAAACAAATGCCAAGGACTAAACCTTCTTGCCGACTCCTTCCTACGACAACTTTTCTACAACCTAATCGATAACTCCAAAAAACACGGCAAACACGTCAAAAACATCCAGATCAGCTACGAAAAAACCCCAGATGACAACCTGCTCTTGATCTACCAAGATGACGGCGCAGGTATAACCGAAGAAAACAAGAAAAACCTGTTCAAAGAAGGCTTTAGCACCGCTGGTTCAACAGGCTACGGACTGCACCTAATCAAAAAAATGATCGAAGTCTACGGCTGGACCATACAAGAAACAGGCACCCCCGGGAAAGGCGCCAAATTCGTAATAACCATCCCCCAAACAAACCTAAGCGGAAAAGAAAACTATCAAATCCAAACCTAA
- a CDS encoding tRNA uridine(34) 5-carboxymethylaminomethyl modification radical SAM/GNAT enzyme Elp3 — protein MNVDSTARQIIDTLMLLPNPTSSDINHLKLKAAAKNHLSTIPSNADIICELTPDERVKLLPILRMKNTRTVSGVTVVAVMTKPYPCPQPEPCAYCPGGPSRGAPQSYTGHEPAAMRGEQNSYDPYRQVRSRIEQLTAIGHKVDKIELIVMGGTFPATPPEYQTWFIQRCLDAITQQESAGLEEAKANAENSSTRNVGITVETRPDWAKQPHIDAMLDMGVTRIELGVQNPDDALYRLVERDHTVADVAQATQTAKDAGLKIVYHLMPGMPGSNREKDIEAFKTVFTNPAFKPDMIKIYPCLVIDGTKVSQWHKNGAYQPYTTQQAADLIAEVKRFIPPWVRIMRVQRDIPAQYITAGVKNGNLRQIVQRQLVEHGERCRCIRCREVGHRLAVDGVQADLENVKISSTTYEASEGTEVFISAEDPANDVLIGYLRLRVPSQKAFRPEIVAAPSAVVRELHVYGQLVPVGKHWAGAWQHRGFGASLLAEAERLAREAYDLKKILVISALGTKQYYMRLGYSRDGVYVSKNLRN, from the coding sequence TTGAATGTTGACTCGACGGCGCGCCAAATCATAGATACATTGATGCTTTTGCCTAACCCTACCTCCAGCGACATCAACCACCTAAAGCTAAAAGCCGCCGCCAAAAACCACCTCTCTACGATACCCTCAAACGCCGACATCATCTGCGAGCTCACCCCAGACGAGCGAGTCAAACTTTTGCCGATTCTACGCATGAAAAATACCCGTACCGTCTCAGGTGTCACTGTCGTAGCAGTCATGACCAAACCCTACCCGTGTCCACAACCCGAACCCTGCGCGTACTGCCCCGGAGGACCCAGCCGCGGAGCCCCCCAAAGCTACACAGGACACGAACCCGCCGCCATGCGCGGAGAACAAAACAGCTACGACCCCTACAGGCAAGTCCGCAGCCGCATCGAACAACTCACAGCCATAGGGCACAAAGTAGACAAAATCGAACTAATTGTAATGGGCGGAACTTTTCCCGCAACGCCGCCTGAGTACCAGACATGGTTCATACAGCGCTGCTTAGATGCTATAACGCAGCAGGAATCAGCAGGTTTAGAGGAAGCTAAAGCGAATGCGGAAAACAGCAGCACCCGCAACGTAGGTATAACCGTTGAAACCCGCCCTGACTGGGCAAAACAGCCACATATTGATGCGATGCTGGACATGGGTGTAACCCGCATAGAGTTGGGCGTGCAAAACCCTGATGATGCGCTGTATCGGCTTGTGGAGCGCGACCACACCGTAGCTGACGTAGCGCAAGCCACCCAAACCGCCAAAGACGCGGGACTCAAAATCGTTTACCATCTCATGCCGGGTATGCCGGGTTCAAACCGCGAAAAAGACATAGAAGCCTTCAAAACCGTATTCACTAACCCCGCGTTCAAGCCCGACATGATAAAGATTTATCCCTGCCTTGTCATAGACGGCACCAAAGTTAGCCAATGGCACAAAAACGGAGCCTACCAGCCCTACACGACCCAGCAAGCCGCAGACCTAATCGCCGAGGTCAAAAGGTTTATTCCGCCGTGGGTTCGAATCATGCGGGTACAACGCGACATCCCCGCCCAGTACATCACCGCGGGGGTGAAAAACGGGAATCTGCGCCAGATTGTCCAGCGACAACTCGTTGAGCATGGTGAACGTTGCCGGTGTATTCGCTGCCGCGAGGTGGGTCACCGCTTAGCCGTGGATGGCGTGCAGGCAGATTTGGAGAACGTAAAGATTTCTTCTACGACATATGAAGCTTCAGAAGGCACCGAAGTTTTCATCTCAGCAGAAGACCCCGCAAACGACGTGCTCATTGGCTATTTGCGTCTTAGGGTGCCCTCACAAAAGGCGTTTAGACCTGAGATTGTGGCGGCTCCGTCTGCGGTGGTGCGTGAGTTGCATGTGTATGGTCAGCTTGTTCCCGTGGGCAAACACTGGGCGGGGGCGTGGCAGCACCGCGGCTTTGGGGCATCACTTTTAGCTGAAGCAGAGCGTTTAGCGCGGGAAGCGTATGATTTAAAGAAGATTTTAGTTATTAGTGCGTTAGGCACAAAGCAGTATTACATGCGGTTGGGTTATAGCCG
- a CDS encoding DUF3795 domain-containing protein, whose amino-acid sequence MSSLVSKCGIDCGSCPWGPYPREGMSAEEFEVYKNRAKTILGYMPIRTACPTCQTPDEQIPKGSMLPNRRCLIRQCIDKTGIANCAYCTRFPCDTLKATAGAWNRKTVEQRLGATLEEEDYRVFVKPFEGIQRLEAIRATLQPQDIVEPAKAPTPKVKVTDFPEELPYSSEEVEAFRALHDLLAGLARSSLGLRDTDTFAQQNKLENLRAHVFRFLWILGHYGTFDENTNMLIVDAQTYIENRGKEKNLAMWSFVNETIFKILSELGVHCERAASKGTKQADLTTGMGYMRNKGWTLQITFSKELGEAHTLKALQTYTQQLTKQYNKKAFQQFQTANMQPLLKN is encoded by the coding sequence ATGTCAAGTCTTGTTTCCAAATGCGGCATAGACTGCGGTTCATGTCCGTGGGGACCTTATCCGCGAGAAGGCATGTCAGCTGAAGAGTTTGAGGTGTACAAGAACAGGGCAAAAACCATCTTAGGGTACATGCCCATTAGGACGGCGTGTCCAACGTGCCAGACGCCTGACGAGCAGATTCCCAAGGGGTCAATGCTGCCAAACCGCAGATGCCTGATACGCCAATGCATAGATAAAACGGGAATTGCAAACTGCGCGTACTGTACACGGTTTCCCTGCGATACTTTGAAGGCGACTGCGGGTGCGTGGAACCGAAAAACCGTGGAGCAACGTCTGGGAGCAACGTTAGAGGAAGAGGATTACCGCGTTTTTGTTAAGCCCTTTGAGGGAATACAACGCTTGGAAGCTATTCGGGCAACATTGCAGCCCCAAGACATTGTGGAACCAGCCAAAGCACCAACCCCCAAAGTGAAAGTTACGGATTTCCCCGAGGAACTACCGTACTCCAGCGAAGAGGTTGAAGCGTTTAGGGCGCTTCACGACTTATTAGCGGGGTTAGCGCGTTCGTCGTTGGGTCTGCGAGATACCGACACGTTTGCTCAGCAAAACAAACTTGAAAACCTAAGAGCACACGTTTTCAGATTCCTTTGGATACTGGGTCACTACGGCACATTCGACGAAAACACAAACATGCTCATTGTCGACGCCCAAACGTACATAGAAAACCGCGGCAAAGAAAAAAACCTTGCCATGTGGTCTTTTGTTAACGAGACAATCTTCAAGATCCTATCCGAGTTGGGAGTTCACTGTGAACGCGCCGCGTCAAAGGGCACCAAACAAGCCGACCTCACCACAGGCATGGGCTACATGCGAAACAAAGGCTGGACCCTACAAATCACATTCTCCAAAGAACTCGGCGAAGCCCACACTCTCAAAGCACTCCAAACCTACACCCAACAACTCACCAAACAATACAACAAAAAAGCCTTCCAGCAATTCCAAACAGCCAACATGCAACCCCTTCTGAAAAACTGA